From Panicum hallii strain FIL2 chromosome 2, PHallii_v3.1, whole genome shotgun sequence, a single genomic window includes:
- the LOC112882918 gene encoding uncharacterized protein LOC112882918 — protein MATVWWWPSLPAWLGSEAVWFVALNAVVAAVAILSSRPRPSQATPRRGAGVTRRASSAVLQSLRSFSLFSFPSACMSFLQPDAAAAAYQETEELVRVRSPTNKPSPRALVVVPPPPVAPAAEEDVDEDDEDPNAMSMDEAYALVLASRQRPEREVQEQARRSEVDAKAEEFIRGFEDQRQRRLNSIFNYTQMLKQRGLAAGRRQPDARPDQL, from the coding sequence ATGGCGACGGTGTGGTGGTGGCCGTCGCTGCCGGCGTGGCTGGGGTCCGAGGCCGTGTGGTTCGTCGCGCTCAACGCCGtggtcgccgccgtcgccatcCTGTCCTCCCGTCCGCGGCCATCTCAGGCGACGCCACGCCGCGGCGCCGGGGTCACGCGCAGGGCCTCCTCGGCGGTGCTGCAGAGCCTCCGCTCGTTCTCCCTCTTCTCCTTCCCGTCCGCCTGCATGTCGTTCCTCCAGCCCGACGCCGCTGCAGCCGCGTATCAAGAAACAGAGGAGCTGGTGCGTGTGCGTTCACCCACCAACAAGCCGTCGCCCCGCGCGCTCGTGGTCGTACCACCGCCACCCGTGGCGCCGGCAGCCGAGGAGGATGTGGACGAGGACGATGAGGACCCGAACGCGATGAGCATGGACGAGGCCTACGCGCTTGTCCTGGCGTCTCGGCAGCGGCCGGAGCGGGAGGTGCAGGAGCAGGCGAGGCGGTCCGAGGTGGATGCCAAGGCGGAGGAGTTCATCCGCGGGTTCGAGGaccagcggcagcggcggctcaaCTCCATCTTCAACTACACCCAGATGCTCAAACAACGtgggctcgccgccggccgccggcagcCGGATGCGAGGCCAGATCAGCTTTGA